A window of Kyrpidia spormannii genomic DNA:
TCTCCTGGATCACCGTATACATGGCGTTGCCAATGATGATTTTCACGCCGGGGTACACCTTGTGAGCAGATACGGCAGCATCTTGAAACTGCCGCATATCTTCGGCAATCATCTGCAGTTCGAGTCGACTCTCCTGGATTCGTTCGTCCAATTCGGCCAAATCGCGCTGCAGCTTTTGTATCATCCCCACTGCCCCCGGATCCTGGCGCACCTGCAACCGTTTCTCCAGAACCTGGATGGCAAGGCGCAGTTTCGATCGCTGGCCGTCTATCCGGCGGAGCTCTTCCTGAACGCTTCGCCAACGATCCCGAACAGTTTGCGGGAGCCCCACGGCCACAGTGGTGGGGACGGCCATGGGAGAACCCAGGACTGCGGCCCGGATCCGATGTACCGCTGTACACGTCCCACCGGCAATGGTGCCCGCCGGGGATATGACTTGGATATCCCGGCCCGCCGTGGTCTCACTGTGGAGGATGCTGCGCTCGGCCACGACGTCTAATTCTGCGGATACCCGCCCTTGTTGGATGAACTTCGCCTGAACGGAGCCCCCGGCCCGCACAGACCCTCGGGTGCCCCCGTAGATGCCGGCACCCACCTTCACATCGCCGCCACTTTCGACGATGCCGCCATCCACGGCCCCGTCAATGACCACATCTCCGCTCGCTTTCACCCGAAATCCGGGTTGAACAGAACCGCCGATATGGAGGCTTCCTTCAAAAGAGACATGGCCGACTCCGTAATCCACGTCCCCCTGAACCCGGTACATCGGCTGAACATCGATCCATCTGCGCCGCGGGTTGTACACCGGGTGGCCCGCCACCCGGGCCAAAACTGTTGTATGATCCTCGTTCCACTGGGCACCCGGGCCCAGAACCACAGTGATCGCCCCGGGCGTCGGGGCGGGTATCGACACCCCTCGGACGCTCATCCCGTTTTTCCCAGGAATCGGGGGCACCACGCGTACAAGAGGTGTTCCGGGGGACACCGATGGAATGCCGCCGCGATCACGCAAATCCACGCGATTCGCCCCGCTGGGGTCCTGGGGTTCCCCTTGCGCTCCCTCCGCCTTGGAATCTTGCGTCAGCCACTCAATCCGACCGGGCTGTCCAGGTTCCGGTGGAATCCCCCGGGCGACCTCCACCCAACCCGCCTCGTCATCGGCCCGTACATTAAGAAGCCTCGTCAGTCCCTCCTCAGCCACCCCGAAATGAATACCGGATTTCACCAAAAAAGATTCCACGTCCGCGCTGTTCCACCTGGCCCGTTCCTCCGGACGTGTACCAGGTTTCCACCGGGCCCGGGCCGCCAAACCGTCCAGACCGATTTCGACCTCCAGCACGCTTCCGATGTCCGGTTCCCGCTCCTGCCCCATCCTTCGCTCCCCCATCACTCCATCAAATCTGCCCGATGCTGCGCCAACCGGCTTCTCAACCGCAGAAGAGCTTTCGAGTGGAGTTGACTGACCCGGGCAGGCGTAACCCCGAGAACAGCAGCGACCTCCCGAAACGACAATCCTTCAATATAGTGTAGGGACAGGACATACTGCTCTCTCTCAGGAAGTGATGTGATCGCTTCAGCCAACAGCTGTCGGATGGCCTGGCGGGACACCGTCTGCGCCGGATCCACACCTTCGGGATCGGGGATCGCATCGGCAATACGGAAAGACTCCCCGTCCTCGGTATGTATGACGTGGTCCAAAGAAATCGGATGGAACCTCTCAAACTCTTCCAACCACCCGATAAACGTCCCCCGGTCCACACCCAGTTCTTGACACACCTCTTCATCACTGCCAGATTTCCCCTTGGAAAACAAGCGCTCATAAGCCTCTTGAACCTTCTTAACCCGTTCCCAGCGCCTCCTGGACGCCGGGCCCTCGGCCCGGACGCCGTCGATCATCGCGCCGCGTATCCGCAGTCTGGCAAACACCTCGAAAGGAGTTTCCTGCCCCGGGTCGTACCGCCGGGCTGCCTCCAACAACCCGAGCATCCCAAAGGAAACCAAGTCTTCCATGGCTGCTGGCTTAAACCGGGATTTCAACCGGCGTGCTATATTTTCAACCATGGGCAAATAAAGGGTGACGTCCAAGGGGTCGGACTGTACACCAGGTTTCTCCATCGTCCCGCCTCCCGTCTACCGGCGACGTTGCACCCAGGCTGCCAAATCTGTCCACTGCCCCGCCTTCGCCCCATCTGCGTCAGGCCGCTGGGAGGGAAGCGGAGAGGCAGGCAGCGTCGATTCGCCCTCGGCCTCCGCCCTGGTGGTCTCCTCCCCTTCGAATCCGGGCGGCCGCCCCGCCACGGCTAACTGTGCGAGATCGTCATCATCTGGCTCTGACCGCAGGTCGATGGTCGAAGGAGCCGCCTCGACCACCCACCTCCGCACCCCCTCCACCACCAGGGCCACAATGGTCAACACCACCGCAGACACCCCGGTCCGCAACAAAGCCGTCGTCCACACGTGCCCAGCCGCCACCGCGATCAGAAAAAAAACTCCACTTCCGAAGACCGGGACCGTCCACAGCTTCATAGCACAATCTGTCCCCCCCGCACCGTGCGCACCCATAAACGGCCGTCCTCGCTGTGCAACTCGATGGTCCTCCCGGTGGAACCGCCGACATCCTCCCCAACCATTGGAATCCCCCATTTCGCCAGGGCCCGGCGACAGGCGTCGACATTCCGGGGGCCAATCTTCAACAAATCGTTTTTCCCGGCAAACGTGAACATCTGGGCACCTCCGGCCATTTTGGCCCGTAAACGCTCGACTCGGGCGCCGTTTTGCTGCATCATTTCCACCAGCCAGTCCACCCCCGTATCGGCGAACTTCGCCCTGGTGGCGTCAGTAAACCCCTCGGCGGAAGGGAGCATGATGTGAACCAGCCCCGCCACTTTCGTTTGCGGATCCCACAGGGCAACCCCTACGCAGGAGCCGAGGCCCACAGATCGCAGGCGATCCGGACAATGGACCACTTTTAAATCTGCCATGCCGACATGGACCACTTGGCCGGCGATCACTCTCCGCGCACCCCCAAGGCCGTCAGCAAAGGCAACACACTGTCGGGATCGGGAACGAGGAGGAAGTGGCACCAGACATCCAATTCCTCGATATGGGCGCCGGTATGCACGATCAGGCATTGGTCGGCATCCGCGGTGAGCATCCCAACTTCTAAAATCGCCTGGGCCATGTCCACGGCCACGGCGGGCACAGAAGTCTCCACCTTGCCATGGGTGAAATCACTCAGCGAGATGAGATATGCCGATGTCAGAATATTTCCTATTTCTCCAAGGGCGGATAAGGCCATCTCATTTTGCAGGTCGTCACCGAAGTCGCCCTCCGTCCACATGGCCCGGAGTACGGCTCGGGCCGAACAGGCTGGAATGATGAAAAAAAAGTTGCCGGGATAATCTCCTCCGATGCGAAAATAGGTGCCCACTACGACGTCCTCCGCACCGCCCACGGCGTCCACCACGTGATCAAAAGCCAGCACCTGAACCGTGGGCACCGTGATCCGAACCGGTCGCTGCAAGAGAAGGGACAAGCTCGTGGCCGCGTGGCCTGCCCCGATGTTGCCCACTTCCCGGAGGGCATCGAGGTGTCGATCGCCTAGTGGTTGCACCGGGGACCTCACCAAGACATCGCGCCGAGCTCGGCCACTTCCTGGACGCTCAGCACCCGGTCGAGATTGAGCAAGACCAGCAGTCGATCGTCCAGTTTTGCCACTCCGCGAAGATAGTCCGCCTTGACACCACCCACCACGGCCGGAGGAGGATCCACCCGAGACATGGGGACGTCGATGACGTCATTGGCCGCATCCACCACTAAGCCCACCTCCATTTCCCCAACAGCCACCACGACGATCCGGGTATCGTCCGTGTACTCCACTTCAGGGAGGCCAAACCTTGCCCGCAAATCGATAATGGGCGTCACCACGCCGCGCAGATTGATGACCCCTTTAACGAAAGCGGGCGTCCGGGGAACCCGGGTGATCTTTTGCACGCGTTCAATAGACAGGACCTGAGAAACCTCAACCCCGTATTCCTCCGTCGCCAATTGAAAAACGATCACTTTGACTTCTCGATCCAGATCTTGAGCTTTCTGCTCCATCCGGAATGCCTCCTCTCACGCCGCAAGAAAAGCATTACAGTCGATGATCAGCGCCACCTGCCCGTCACCGAGCACCGTGGCACCGGCGATGGAAAACACTTGTTGCAAATACCGCCCGAGAGACTTCAGCACAATCTCCTGTTGACCGAGAAACTCATCGACGATAAACCCTGCGAACCGGTCGCCCCGGCGCACGATCAGGACATTTTCTTCATCTTTGGTCTCCTCGCGCCGAAGCTCGTACAACCGTTCCAAATCGATGAGCGGAATGACCCGCCCTCTAAAGGGGATCACCTGTTGTCCGTGAAGATCCCGGATGTCCCCTCGATTCACGACGGCCGTCTCCACGATGGAGTGAAGGGGAACGGCATATTTTTCTCCGGCCAGGCTGACCAGCATGGCTTGAATAATCGAGAGCGTCAGAGGCAATTGAATCACCCATTTCGTCCCTCGACCCGAGATGGATTCCACCGTCACCTTGCCCCCGACCTGCTCCAACTTGCGTTTCACGACATCCAAACCCACGCCCCGTCCGGAAACATCGCTGACCGTGTCTTTCGTACTGAATCCCGGTTGGAAAAGAAGGTCAAAAACCTGTCCGTCCGTCAAGGAAGCCGCGTCACTGCGGTCAATAAGCCCCCGCTGCACAGCTTTCTGAATCACTTTCTCGCGATCCACTCCCCGGCCATCGTCAGACACCTCGATAAACACGTTGTTTCCGGAATGATAAGCCACCAGCTCCACTCGCCCCGCCTCGGGTTTGCCAAGTTTCCGGCGCTCCTCCGGCGTCTCAATTCCGTGATCCACGGCGTTCCTCAACAGGTGCACCAAGGGGTCGCCAATCTCATCGATGACCGTACGGTCTAGTCCCGTATCCCCGCCGCGAACGACAAAATCGACACTCTTCCCCAACTCCCGGGCCAGGTCCCTGACCATGCGCGGGAAGCGATTGAACACCGTGTCGACGGGCACCATGCGAATCGTCATCACCAAATTTTGAAGATCGGCGCTGATTCTCACCATGTGCTCGACTGTTGCCAGAAGGTCCTGATGTCCGGTTTGCTTCGCCAACTCTTCGATCCGGGTCCGGTCGATCACCAATTCGCTGAACAGGTTCATGAGGGTGTCCAACCGATCGATGTCCACGCGGACCGATTTGAGCGTGCGGTGATTCGTCGCCCTTTCTTCCGGGGAACCCCCCAGAGCTGTCGTGCGTACCCCCTTGGGAGAATCCGACTCACTTCCCGACCCGTTTCGTTCTCCCTTTCCGCGTGGGGCGAGACGTTCGGGCGATGGTCCATTCCCGGTGGTTCCAGCCCACGGCTTGACCACCACCTCCCGGATTTCAGAAATCCCGAGCAGTGCTTTCTCCACGGCTTCGGGGCTTTCTTGTTTCAGAATGAGAAGCAGGCGGATGTCCAGATCCAGATTCCCTTGTTCCAGCTCCTCCACCGGAGGGTCCACCTTGACCAATTCCCCAAATTGTTCACAGGCGTCCACCACCATGTAAGCCCGGGCAGCCTTTAAGATACAACCTTCATCGAGCCGGACGGCGATGGTCACCACCTGTAAGCCTTCCCTCCGGGCCTCTTCGGCCACAGACTCCTGGTACGCGTCCAGGACGAGGGCCGGCCCTTGGGAACTGTCGATCTCCCGCCCACCTCCCGTCCGCCCCGCCGAAGGCCCCTTTCCGGCAGAGCCAGACCCGGCGTCGGGAGCACCGGTCATGCCCCGAGATTCATCCAAAAGCCGCTGAAGGCCTTGCACCACGTCTTCGGTGGGAATCCCGGCCAGGTCCCCTCCTTCTTCCACCGCCGCGAGTTGGGCTTCCAACAGGTCGACGGCTTTGAACAGCACATCCATATGGTCCGGAGTGATGGCCGCCCGGCCGTTTCGGATCTCGTCCAGGACGTTCTCCATGTCGTGCGTGACCCATACCATGGGCTCAAAACCCATGGTCGCCGCCATCCCCTTAATGGTGTGCGCCGACCGAAAAACGGCGTGGATCGCCTCATGGTCCGAGGAATCCCGCTCGAGAACTAGCAATTGTTCGTTCAATTGCTGCAGATGCTCCTTCGTTTCTTCAATAAACATGTCGAGGTATTCACTGTTCTCCACCATACCACCCCCTACCTGTTCATGGACAACTTCATCAGGAGGGCTGGGATTTCCTCTAGATCTGCGACGTAATCCACACAGCCGCGTTCGATGGCGGCCCGGGGCATTCCGAACACCACGGAACTCTC
This region includes:
- a CDS encoding DUF342 domain-containing protein gives rise to the protein MGQEREPDIGSVLEVEIGLDGLAARARWKPGTRPEERARWNSADVESFLVKSGIHFGVAEEGLTRLLNVRADDEAGWVEVARGIPPEPGQPGRIEWLTQDSKAEGAQGEPQDPSGANRVDLRDRGGIPSVSPGTPLVRVVPPIPGKNGMSVRGVSIPAPTPGAITVVLGPGAQWNEDHTTVLARVAGHPVYNPRRRWIDVQPMYRVQGDVDYGVGHVSFEGSLHIGGSVQPGFRVKASGDVVIDGAVDGGIVESGGDVKVGAGIYGGTRGSVRAGGSVQAKFIQQGRVSAELDVVAERSILHSETTAGRDIQVISPAGTIAGGTCTAVHRIRAAVLGSPMAVPTTVAVGLPQTVRDRWRSVQEELRRIDGQRSKLRLAIQVLEKRLQVRQDPGAVGMIQKLQRDLAELDERIQESRLELQMIAEDMRQFQDAAVSAHKVYPGVKIIIGNAMYTVIQEMDRVRFTLDGGEIRVSSEG
- a CDS encoding sigma-70 family RNA polymerase sigma factor, with product MEKPGVQSDPLDVTLYLPMVENIARRLKSRFKPAAMEDLVSFGMLGLLEAARRYDPGQETPFEVFARLRIRGAMIDGVRAEGPASRRRWERVKKVQEAYERLFSKGKSGSDEEVCQELGVDRGTFIGWLEEFERFHPISLDHVIHTEDGESFRIADAIPDPEGVDPAQTVSRQAIRQLLAEAITSLPEREQYVLSLHYIEGLSFREVAAVLGVTPARVSQLHSKALLRLRSRLAQHRADLME
- a CDS encoding chemotaxis protein CheD; the encoded protein is MIAGQVVHVGMADLKVVHCPDRLRSVGLGSCVGVALWDPQTKVAGLVHIMLPSAEGFTDATRAKFADTGVDWLVEMMQQNGARVERLRAKMAGGAQMFTFAGKNDLLKIGPRNVDACRRALAKWGIPMVGEDVGGSTGRTIELHSEDGRLWVRTVRGGQIVL
- a CDS encoding chemotaxis protein CheC; this encodes MQPLGDRHLDALREVGNIGAGHAATSLSLLLQRPVRITVPTVQVLAFDHVVDAVGGAEDVVVGTYFRIGGDYPGNFFFIIPACSARAVLRAMWTEGDFGDDLQNEMALSALGEIGNILTSAYLISLSDFTHGKVETSVPAVAVDMAQAILEVGMLTADADQCLIVHTGAHIEELDVWCHFLLVPDPDSVLPLLTALGVRGE
- a CDS encoding chemotaxis protein CheW, with translation MEQKAQDLDREVKVIVFQLATEEYGVEVSQVLSIERVQKITRVPRTPAFVKGVINLRGVVTPIIDLRARFGLPEVEYTDDTRIVVVAVGEMEVGLVVDAANDVIDVPMSRVDPPPAVVGGVKADYLRGVAKLDDRLLVLLNLDRVLSVQEVAELGAMSW
- a CDS encoding chemotaxis protein CheA, translating into MENSEYLDMFIEETKEHLQQLNEQLLVLERDSSDHEAIHAVFRSAHTIKGMAATMGFEPMVWVTHDMENVLDEIRNGRAAITPDHMDVLFKAVDLLEAQLAAVEEGGDLAGIPTEDVVQGLQRLLDESRGMTGAPDAGSGSAGKGPSAGRTGGGREIDSSQGPALVLDAYQESVAEEARREGLQVVTIAVRLDEGCILKAARAYMVVDACEQFGELVKVDPPVEELEQGNLDLDIRLLLILKQESPEAVEKALLGISEIREVVVKPWAGTTGNGPSPERLAPRGKGERNGSGSESDSPKGVRTTALGGSPEERATNHRTLKSVRVDIDRLDTLMNLFSELVIDRTRIEELAKQTGHQDLLATVEHMVRISADLQNLVMTIRMVPVDTVFNRFPRMVRDLARELGKSVDFVVRGGDTGLDRTVIDEIGDPLVHLLRNAVDHGIETPEERRKLGKPEAGRVELVAYHSGNNVFIEVSDDGRGVDREKVIQKAVQRGLIDRSDAASLTDGQVFDLLFQPGFSTKDTVSDVSGRGVGLDVVKRKLEQVGGKVTVESISGRGTKWVIQLPLTLSIIQAMLVSLAGEKYAVPLHSIVETAVVNRGDIRDLHGQQVIPFRGRVIPLIDLERLYELRREETKDEENVLIVRRGDRFAGFIVDEFLGQQEIVLKSLGRYLQQVFSIAGATVLGDGQVALIIDCNAFLAA